The following are from one region of the Advenella mimigardefordensis DPN7 genome:
- a CDS encoding ABC transporter ATP-binding protein, which translates to MSKRYQANAVPVFDNISFDIHKGEFICVIGHSGCGKSTILNVLAGLEEPSDGVVIMDGREISGPSLERGVVFQSHALLPWFSVEKNIAFAVRSKYPDWSKEKVKEHSQTYLDMVGLSHAAHKKPSELSGGMKQRVGIARAFAVEPKMLLMDEPFGALDALTRGNIQNELLKICKATNQTVFMITHDVDEAILLADRIMLMSNGPQARIAEIVENTLSADRSRESLHQDPQYYRLRNHLIDFLVSKSMSGQQARPEGLREVGAGQGLAAADPPANAQPGVPASTERKMFAVKK; encoded by the coding sequence ATGTCAAAAAGGTACCAGGCAAATGCGGTGCCGGTGTTTGACAATATCAGTTTTGATATCCATAAAGGCGAGTTTATCTGCGTGATTGGTCATTCCGGTTGCGGCAAAAGCACGATTCTGAATGTACTGGCCGGGCTCGAAGAACCCTCCGACGGGGTGGTGATCATGGATGGCCGGGAAATTTCCGGGCCGAGTCTGGAGCGGGGCGTGGTATTTCAAAGCCATGCCTTGCTGCCCTGGTTCAGCGTAGAGAAAAATATTGCATTTGCGGTTCGGTCGAAATATCCCGACTGGAGCAAAGAGAAAGTAAAAGAGCATAGTCAAACCTATCTTGATATGGTGGGGCTTAGCCATGCGGCGCACAAGAAGCCAAGTGAGTTGTCGGGCGGCATGAAACAGCGCGTGGGGATTGCGCGGGCCTTCGCGGTAGAGCCGAAAATGCTGTTGATGGATGAACCTTTCGGTGCGCTGGATGCCCTTACACGGGGCAATATCCAGAATGAGTTGCTCAAGATCTGCAAAGCGACGAATCAGACGGTTTTCATGATTACGCACGATGTAGATGAAGCCATTCTGCTGGCGGACCGGATTATGCTCATGAGCAATGGCCCGCAGGCGCGCATCGCCGAGATTGTAGAGAACACGCTATCGGCCGATCGCAGTCGCGAATCGTTGCACCAGGACCCGCAATATTACCGGCTCCGAAATCACCTGATCGATTTTCTGGTGAGTAAATCGATGTCGGGACAGCAGGCGCGGCCAGAAGGGCTACGCGAAGTGGGAGCGGGGCAGGGGCTTGCTGCAGCAGATCCCCCCGCGAATGCGCAGCCTGGTGTGCCTGCATCAACAGAAAGAAAGATGTTTGCAGTTAAAAAATAG
- a CDS encoding sigma-54 interaction domain-containing protein: MSQAPPTPTDDDGPAYWRSQEMLLLQNIIALSDKKFSYEAVYKEILHLLSELLGLNRGRIVLQTPGAREGKIRYSYGLTREEAEKGVYAFGEGITGRVLATGQLAVVQDIDNEPLFLFRSVERRHLPQEHVAFIALPITVGQQVKGALVCHRIRTRSRALADDLTILRILVTYIGQLMHLEGHIEEKNRELEHYNQLLHGSHYDISHYGIVGNSPELFRAISELERVSDSTASVLLLGQSGTGKELFARALHLASPRQDKPFIKVNCAAIPESLFESELFGYEKGAFTGATTQRKGLFEQADEGTIFLDEVGELPLSMQGKLLRTLQEGTITRLGGKQELKIDVRLVAATNRNLGQEVQNGRFREDLYYRLNVIPIQLPSLAERKSDIPALALHFLNKFNQANQRNLNLKPDALTLLQNHHWPGNIRELSNVMERMVLLSDKLVLTADDLKPFMSINRVDAPSPSPSPSPASAVNHLPIHAPPESLPTVIRPYASVNSHSGQTLLEAVRLAGGNKSRAAQNLGLTVRQLTYRMQKMGL, translated from the coding sequence ATGTCTCAAGCGCCCCCTACCCCAACCGACGACGATGGCCCAGCGTACTGGCGCTCCCAGGAAATGCTGTTGCTGCAGAATATCATTGCGCTTTCCGATAAAAAATTCTCTTATGAAGCCGTGTATAAAGAGATATTGCATCTGCTATCGGAGTTGTTAGGCCTGAATCGCGGCCGTATCGTGCTGCAAACCCCAGGCGCAAGGGAGGGCAAAATCCGCTATTCATATGGCCTGACCCGCGAGGAAGCGGAAAAAGGCGTCTATGCCTTTGGCGAAGGCATTACCGGGCGCGTACTGGCAACCGGCCAGCTTGCCGTCGTGCAGGACATCGATAACGAGCCTTTGTTTCTTTTTCGTTCCGTTGAACGCAGGCATTTGCCGCAGGAGCATGTCGCGTTTATTGCCTTGCCGATTACGGTCGGACAGCAGGTCAAAGGGGCGCTGGTTTGCCACCGCATCCGCACGCGTTCGCGCGCACTGGCCGATGATCTGACCATTCTTCGCATATTGGTCACTTACATTGGTCAGCTGATGCATCTTGAAGGGCATATCGAAGAAAAAAATCGCGAGCTGGAACATTATAATCAGCTGCTGCACGGCAGTCATTATGACATTTCGCATTACGGCATCGTGGGCAATTCACCCGAGCTGTTCCGGGCCATTTCCGAACTGGAACGGGTCTCAGACTCCACGGCAAGCGTGTTGCTGCTGGGACAATCCGGTACCGGCAAGGAGTTGTTTGCCCGGGCGCTGCATCTGGCCAGCCCGCGTCAGGACAAGCCGTTTATCAAGGTCAATTGCGCGGCCATTCCCGAATCGCTGTTCGAGAGCGAGCTGTTTGGCTACGAAAAAGGTGCATTTACGGGTGCCACCACACAGCGCAAGGGGTTATTTGAACAGGCAGATGAAGGCACGATTTTTCTGGATGAAGTCGGCGAGCTACCGTTGAGCATGCAGGGCAAATTATTGCGCACATTGCAGGAAGGCACGATTACGCGCCTGGGAGGTAAACAGGAACTGAAGATTGATGTGCGCCTGGTTGCTGCCACCAATCGGAATCTGGGCCAGGAGGTACAAAACGGCCGCTTTCGGGAAGATTTGTATTACCGCCTGAATGTGATTCCGATTCAGCTTCCTTCGCTGGCAGAGCGCAAAAGCGATATTCCGGCACTGGCCCTGCATTTTCTGAACAAGTTTAATCAGGCCAATCAGCGTAATCTCAATCTGAAGCCGGATGCGCTCACCCTATTGCAGAACCACCATTGGCCCGGCAACATACGGGAACTTTCAAATGTCATGGAGCGCATGGTGCTGCTGTCCGACAAACTCGTCCTGACGGCAGATGATCTGAAACCCTTCATGAGCATCAACAGAGTCGATGCCCCATCGCCATCGCCATCGCCATCGCCAGCCTCAGCCGTGAACCACCTGCCCATCCATGCGCCACCAGAATCGTTGCCAACTGTCATACGACCTTACGCCAGCGTAAACTCACACTCCGGCCAGACCTTGCTGGAAGCGGTGCGACTGGCGGGCGGCAATAAATCCCGGGCTGCGCAGAATCTCGGATTAACGGTACGGCAACTAACCTACCGCATGCAGAAAATGGGACTCTGA
- a CDS encoding OsmC family protein, with product MSENTVAEKTVTAYLKPIDREGLMGFAEKGRNNPGSRGTNKVHTVMQGMYRSLSYVGDHTPVVVDEPLHLFGEDTAPAPGEIVLSGLGGCLAVGITAVATWKQIKLSRLEIFLEADIGNPAAWGAGGAPMQPAQMGFQEIRVKVLVEGDASREELDEIVQKANFYSPVANTLRNPIPFSIGLAN from the coding sequence ATGTCTGAAAATACTGTTGCTGAAAAAACCGTGACCGCCTATTTAAAGCCCATCGACCGTGAGGGGCTGATGGGTTTCGCTGAAAAAGGTCGCAATAACCCTGGTTCTCGCGGTACCAATAAGGTGCATACCGTTATGCAGGGTATGTATCGGTCCCTCAGTTATGTGGGTGATCATACACCTGTCGTTGTAGATGAACCGCTGCATTTGTTCGGTGAAGATACGGCACCGGCGCCCGGTGAAATTGTGCTCTCTGGCCTTGGTGGCTGCCTTGCTGTAGGTATCACAGCCGTGGCAACGTGGAAGCAAATCAAATTATCACGTCTGGAAATTTTCCTTGAAGCCGATATCGGCAATCCAGCAGCCTGGGGGGCGGGTGGTGCACCTATGCAGCCCGCACAAATGGGCTTTCAGGAGATTCGTGTGAAGGTCCTGGTTGAAGGCGATGCGTCGCGCGAAGAGCTGGATGAGATCGTGCAAAAGGCGAATTTTTACTCGCCCGTCGCCAACACCTTGCGTAACCCCATTCCGTTCAGCATCGGCCTGGCAAACTAA
- a CDS encoding FAD-dependent oxidoreductase, producing MSELARDWQQFICRACGLIYDEEFGDPDSGLAPGTRFEDIPDDWACPLCGVTKTDFEPYHKPEPVTATGNVAPVFREDGVVVVGAGTAGWAAASAIRAADPTVPLTVMSASDAHRYHKPELSVAVSRGMTADSLVKEQAADAAQRLGVEVVSDCFVTGVSPVLKQLRTTRGTFGYKKLVLAVGARPSLPAVLPSSLCWRINDLAGWAGMRKALGQSPKQIAIIGAGMIGCELAEDLRRAGHGVMLIDCLPLPLAALLPEAASRMLLECQRNMGIDYFGHESVQSIIQNTDERKLITTASGRALIADVVIAATGLATDKRLARLAGLDFDNGIVVDPCTLQTSDPDIYALGDCISIHGAACRFIEPIAKQATAIANHIAGRADTGYQHAPPVIKLKTRLLSIDIQGTPDRQGAWRTMTAQPDFLHMEQWTDSRHVATIYLRKQQQLNRNKGIA from the coding sequence ATGAGCGAGCTTGCACGTGACTGGCAACAGTTTATCTGCCGCGCCTGCGGTCTGATCTATGACGAGGAGTTCGGGGACCCGGATAGTGGTCTCGCGCCCGGTACCCGTTTCGAAGACATTCCCGATGATTGGGCCTGCCCGCTCTGTGGCGTGACCAAAACCGATTTTGAACCGTATCACAAACCTGAACCCGTCACCGCCACCGGCAACGTAGCGCCGGTCTTTCGGGAGGACGGCGTGGTGGTGGTTGGCGCCGGTACTGCTGGCTGGGCTGCCGCTTCGGCGATTCGCGCAGCGGACCCGACTGTACCGCTAACCGTAATGAGTGCGAGTGATGCGCATCGTTATCACAAACCGGAGCTGTCGGTTGCGGTGAGCCGTGGCATGACTGCGGACAGCCTGGTAAAAGAGCAGGCCGCTGATGCAGCGCAACGTCTTGGCGTAGAAGTGGTCAGCGATTGTTTCGTGACCGGCGTCAGTCCTGTGCTTAAGCAACTGCGCACCACCCGCGGCACATTCGGCTATAAAAAACTGGTGCTTGCTGTCGGTGCCCGGCCCAGTCTGCCTGCTGTGCTGCCGAGTTCATTATGCTGGCGGATCAATGATCTTGCCGGATGGGCCGGCATGCGCAAGGCGCTGGGCCAGTCTCCCAAACAGATTGCAATTATTGGCGCCGGCATGATCGGCTGCGAACTGGCCGAGGATTTGCGACGTGCAGGGCATGGTGTGATGCTGATCGATTGCCTGCCACTGCCGCTTGCAGCATTATTGCCTGAGGCGGCATCTCGCATGCTGCTTGAATGTCAGCGCAATATGGGGATTGATTATTTCGGTCATGAAAGCGTGCAGAGCATCATTCAGAATACTGATGAGCGCAAGTTGATTACGACCGCGTCCGGTCGAGCGCTGATTGCAGATGTGGTTATCGCAGCAACCGGGCTTGCTACCGATAAACGCCTGGCCAGGCTTGCCGGCCTGGATTTTGATAACGGCATTGTAGTGGATCCTTGCACCCTACAGACCAGTGACCCGGATATTTATGCACTGGGTGACTGTATCAGCATTCATGGCGCGGCCTGCCGCTTTATCGAACCTATCGCCAAGCAGGCCACTGCGATTGCCAATCACATTGCCGGTCGTGCCGATACCGGTTACCAGCACGCGCCGCCGGTTATCAAGCTGAAAACCCGTCTGCTTTCGATTGATATTCAGGGCACGCCAGACCGACAGGGCGCATGGCGAACCATGACGGCACAACCCGATTTTCTGCATATGGAGCAATGGACCGACAGCCGGCATGTTGCGACCATCTATTTGAGAAAACAGCAGCAACTTAACCGTAACAAAGGGATTGCGTAA
- a CDS encoding LysR family transcriptional regulator, which yields MDIKELQTFVDVADAGGVSPAARRLGISKSIVSRRLLRLEAELGVQLLARTTRGAALTEAGAIFRDYAARACAEIDTARETILPSGELCGRLRIAVPISFGTTHLAPVLAQMARLHPQLHVHASYSDRFVDMVAEGFDCAIRIRYLQDSDLIARRVGPIYGKLVASPDYIRAHGAPEAPDALIEHQALMQGGEAWQFLDGEKIITVHPQGRFKADNATALVAAALEGVGVAWLPDAVTNPYVASGALVPIMTRFPPPPAGAYVIRPPGRHPSRKVRVLTELLIACCENIEASSVGQAVKINT from the coding sequence ATGGACATCAAAGAACTGCAGACGTTTGTGGACGTGGCCGATGCCGGGGGCGTGTCGCCTGCCGCGCGCCGCCTGGGGATTTCAAAATCGATCGTGAGCCGGCGGCTGTTGCGACTGGAGGCCGAGCTGGGTGTGCAGTTGCTGGCTCGCACCACACGAGGTGCAGCGCTCACCGAAGCTGGTGCGATCTTTCGTGACTATGCGGCCAGAGCCTGCGCCGAGATTGATACAGCCAGGGAAACCATCCTGCCTTCGGGCGAACTTTGCGGGCGTCTGCGTATTGCGGTGCCGATTTCTTTTGGGACCACGCATCTGGCTCCTGTGCTCGCGCAAATGGCGCGATTACATCCGCAATTGCATGTGCATGCGTCCTATAGCGATCGCTTTGTCGATATGGTCGCAGAGGGGTTTGATTGCGCGATCCGTATCCGCTACCTGCAGGATTCGGACCTGATAGCCAGGCGTGTCGGGCCCATTTACGGCAAGCTGGTGGCCAGTCCCGATTACATTAGAGCGCATGGCGCACCGGAGGCGCCGGATGCGCTGATCGAACATCAGGCGCTGATGCAGGGCGGTGAAGCGTGGCAGTTTCTGGATGGGGAGAAGATCATTACGGTGCACCCTCAGGGGCGGTTTAAGGCCGACAACGCTACCGCGCTGGTTGCCGCGGCATTAGAGGGCGTAGGCGTTGCCTGGCTGCCCGATGCCGTGACCAATCCATATGTAGCCTCGGGCGCACTGGTTCCCATCATGACGCGATTTCCACCACCACCGGCCGGGGCGTATGTTATTCGCCCGCCAGGTCGGCATCCGTCCAGGAAGGTGCGCGTGCTGACCGAATTGTTGATCGCGTGTTGTGAAAACATAGAGGCGTCTTCTGTTGGACAAGCAGTAAAAATAAATACGTAG
- a CDS encoding ABC transporter substrate-binding protein — translation MNDDNHYRPYTHLSTLGGCCCGNHSSQAAHDSQAARVAGADDQDKRSRDFIEAAAVKALFPHEPTRRTFLKAVGVTTAMSAIAAVLPIPAMQAMAAEAGQLEKKDLKIGFIPINCATPLIMADPMGFYKEQGLNVSLQKTAGWALVRDNMLNSALDAAHMLAPMPLAITMGLGSQATPMRVAEIQNTNGQALTLAMKHKDNRDPKNWKGMKFAIPFEFSMHNFLLRYYLAEHGIDPDQDVQLRVTPPAEMIANLRAGNIDGFLGPDPFNQRAVYDSVGFIHLLSKEIWNGHPCCSFGVSDGFVKQNPNTFAALYRAILNASAAAGKPENLPEIAKVISTRNYLNQPEIVIRQALDGRYADGLGQVHRDPDRARFDPMPWYSMATWMLGQMKRWGYIKQDVDYKALAEQVFLMTDARRHMAELSLAGADAEPVSGYRTFDVMGKTYDASQTAAYVDSFAIKRG, via the coding sequence ATGAATGATGACAACCACTATCGGCCCTATACCCATCTGAGTACGTTGGGCGGTTGCTGTTGCGGCAACCATAGTAGTCAGGCGGCCCATGATTCACAGGCGGCGCGTGTTGCCGGTGCAGACGACCAGGACAAGCGTTCCCGCGACTTTATTGAAGCGGCTGCCGTCAAAGCGCTGTTTCCGCATGAGCCAACCCGCCGGACGTTTCTCAAGGCAGTAGGCGTCACCACTGCGATGTCTGCTATTGCAGCTGTGTTACCGATTCCAGCCATGCAGGCGATGGCGGCAGAGGCCGGGCAGCTGGAGAAGAAAGATCTTAAGATTGGTTTTATCCCTATCAATTGCGCTACGCCGCTGATCATGGCCGACCCCATGGGCTTTTACAAGGAGCAGGGACTGAACGTGAGCCTGCAGAAAACCGCAGGCTGGGCGCTGGTTCGCGACAATATGCTGAACTCGGCGCTGGATGCTGCCCATATGCTTGCACCCATGCCGCTGGCCATCACCATGGGGCTGGGCTCGCAGGCCACGCCCATGCGCGTGGCAGAGATACAGAACACCAATGGGCAGGCGCTGACCCTGGCGATGAAGCATAAAGACAATCGTGATCCGAAAAACTGGAAGGGGATGAAGTTTGCGATTCCTTTTGAGTTTTCTATGCACAATTTCCTGCTGCGCTATTATCTGGCCGAACATGGCATTGATCCGGATCAGGATGTGCAATTGCGCGTGACGCCGCCTGCCGAGATGATTGCCAATCTGCGCGCCGGCAATATCGATGGCTTTCTCGGCCCGGACCCGTTTAACCAGCGAGCCGTGTACGATAGTGTCGGCTTCATTCATCTGCTGTCCAAAGAAATCTGGAACGGGCATCCCTGCTGCTCTTTCGGCGTGAGCGATGGATTTGTCAAGCAGAACCCGAATACGTTTGCGGCCTTGTACCGCGCCATCCTGAATGCCTCGGCGGCCGCCGGTAAGCCGGAAAATTTGCCGGAGATCGCCAAGGTGATCAGCACCCGCAATTATCTGAATCAGCCTGAAATCGTGATCCGGCAAGCGCTGGACGGACGTTACGCCGACGGGTTGGGGCAGGTGCATCGCGACCCCGATCGCGCGCGGTTCGATCCCATGCCCTGGTATTCCATGGCCACCTGGATGCTTGGTCAAATGAAGCGTTGGGGGTATATCAAGCAGGACGTCGATTACAAGGCGCTGGCCGAGCAGGTTTTCCTGATGACCGATGCGCGCCGGCATATGGCTGAATTGAGCCTGGCGGGTGCGGATGCAGAACCTGTTTCCGGTTATCGGACGTTTGATGTGATGGGCAAAACCTATGATGCCTCGCAAACAGCGGCTTATGTGGATAGTTTTGCTATCAAGAGAGGGTAA
- the ntrB gene encoding nitrate ABC transporter permease — translation MKRSLIFRSAALSVVMLLVFLLLWQVSTRSADQDASASAESAEYAMLMGQAPDAASGATGANSAQDVNGMPTPLQFGKIALHQLSNPFYDNGPNDKGIGIQLLHSLGRVALGYLAACLIAIPIGFAIGMSPVLYRALDPFIQILKPISPLAWMPIALYTIKDANASAIFVIFICSVWPMLINTAFGVAGVRRDWLNVARTLEVSPLRKAFLVILPAAAPTIITGMRISMGIAWLVIVAAEMLIGGTGIGYFVWNEWNNLSLGNVMFAVLMIGVIGMLLDLAFAVIQRKLTYVE, via the coding sequence ATGAAACGTTCACTTATTTTCCGCTCCGCTGCGCTGTCTGTGGTGATGCTGTTGGTTTTTCTATTGCTGTGGCAAGTGAGCACACGCAGCGCCGATCAAGACGCCAGCGCATCTGCTGAAAGCGCTGAGTATGCCATGCTGATGGGGCAGGCCCCGGATGCGGCGTCCGGCGCGACTGGTGCCAATAGCGCGCAGGATGTCAATGGTATGCCGACCCCGCTGCAGTTCGGGAAAATCGCACTTCATCAATTATCGAATCCCTTTTATGACAATGGTCCGAACGATAAGGGTATCGGTATTCAATTGCTGCATTCCCTGGGGCGTGTCGCATTGGGTTATCTGGCGGCCTGTCTGATTGCCATTCCCATCGGCTTTGCGATTGGCATGTCACCGGTACTGTATCGCGCGCTAGACCCGTTTATCCAGATCCTCAAGCCGATTTCGCCGCTGGCCTGGATGCCGATTGCCCTGTACACCATCAAAGATGCCAATGCCTCTGCCATATTTGTGATTTTCATTTGCTCGGTGTGGCCGATGCTGATCAATACGGCTTTTGGTGTCGCTGGCGTGCGCAGGGATTGGCTGAATGTGGCGCGCACCCTTGAAGTATCGCCATTGCGCAAGGCGTTCCTGGTTATCCTGCCCGCCGCGGCGCCGACAATTATCACGGGCATGCGCATTTCCATGGGTATTGCATGGCTGGTGATTGTGGCCGCAGAAATGCTGATTGGTGGAACCGGCATTGGCTATTTCGTCTGGAATGAATGGAACAACCTGTCGCTCGGCAATGTGATGTTCGCCGTGCTGATGATTGGTGTGATTGGCATGTTGCTTGACCTGGCATTTGCTGTGATTCAAAGGAAACTGACCTATGTTGAATAA
- a CDS encoding acyl-CoA dehydrogenase family protein translates to MSLALETYSTDSASCSIGNAMLNQVQAIAHQELLPIANNIDEGHYPREIMAALGKAGALGVHLGAQDTRYDLALAAMQEVGAVCGSTAFLMWCHGVCGLYMDQSENTALRDRLAGHAAGLTLGGTALSNPMKYLSGIEPMLLRAQKVANGYVVNGTLPWVSHIGKGQYCGAIAAVEDATGKITHEVLFILDMDERVQLDACPAFSGMEGTSTWRVRLKDYFVGQDDIVADPAKPFVARIRGAFILLQIGMATGLIQASIDAMREVTPTLGHVNAFLRDGPDRMQAEFDELQSRVAGLVATPFATDKEYLLDVLDARTHGAELALKATQSALLHHGARGYLRAAAPQRRVREAHFVAIVTPAIKHLRWEMARLMKEEVPV, encoded by the coding sequence ATGAGTCTCGCACTGGAAACCTATTCTACCGATAGCGCAAGCTGCAGTATTGGCAATGCCATGCTGAATCAGGTGCAAGCGATTGCCCACCAGGAACTCCTGCCTATCGCGAACAACATTGACGAGGGGCATTATCCGCGGGAGATCATGGCGGCCCTGGGTAAAGCGGGTGCGCTTGGCGTCCATCTGGGCGCGCAGGACACCCGTTACGATCTGGCGCTGGCCGCCATGCAGGAAGTGGGGGCGGTGTGTGGTTCTACCGCGTTTCTGATGTGGTGCCATGGTGTTTGCGGCCTGTATATGGATCAGTCCGAAAACACGGCATTACGGGATCGTCTGGCCGGCCATGCCGCTGGCCTCACGCTGGGCGGGACTGCGTTATCGAATCCGATGAAGTATCTGAGCGGTATCGAGCCCATGCTGTTGCGCGCCCAAAAGGTGGCAAATGGTTATGTGGTTAACGGAACGCTGCCGTGGGTGAGTCATATCGGAAAAGGGCAGTACTGTGGTGCGATTGCAGCTGTCGAAGATGCGACCGGAAAAATCACACATGAAGTATTGTTTATTCTGGATATGGACGAGCGCGTACAGCTGGATGCGTGTCCGGCTTTTTCCGGGATGGAAGGCACCAGTACGTGGCGGGTGCGTCTGAAGGATTATTTTGTTGGTCAGGATGACATTGTCGCCGATCCGGCCAAACCCTTTGTGGCGCGTATCCGCGGGGCCTTTATTCTGCTGCAGATCGGCATGGCAACGGGTTTGATTCAGGCCAGTATTGATGCCATGCGCGAGGTGACGCCCACCCTGGGACATGTGAATGCATTTTTGCGGGATGGGCCGGACAGAATGCAGGCAGAGTTTGATGAACTGCAATCGCGCGTTGCCGGGCTTGTCGCAACCCCCTTTGCCACAGACAAAGAATATTTGCTGGATGTGCTGGATGCACGCACTCATGGTGCGGAACTGGCGCTGAAAGCGACGCAGTCAGCGTTGTTACATCATGGCGCGCGCGGCTATCTGCGTGCAGCGGCGCCACAACGGCGTGTGCGCGAAGCCCATTTTGTGGCCATTGTTACGCCGGCGATCAAGCATCTGCGCTGGGAAATGGCACGTCTGATGAAAGAAGAGGTGCCGGTATGA
- a CDS encoding hydrolase: protein MTFRNGLDSLLRPEDSVLVLIDHQAYQLANLNSHDPQMVVNNTTALAKLAKAFNVPTILTSVIAARGGLLFKQITDVFPDQEVIDRTWVNTWQDEKVVDAVKATGRKQLIIAGLWTEVCVAMPVIQAAGEGWDVTVITDASGGISKESHEVAVQRMIAAGANVMTVMAIAGEWQRDWARTEHVEALTEILIDHFSGSGIAYLWEQQLLNTPSPKNAD, encoded by the coding sequence ATGACATTCCGCAACGGCCTGGACTCGCTACTTCGTCCCGAAGACTCGGTGCTGGTTCTGATTGACCACCAGGCTTATCAACTCGCCAACCTGAACAGCCACGACCCGCAAATGGTGGTGAACAACACCACCGCACTGGCCAAACTGGCAAAAGCTTTCAACGTTCCCACCATACTTACAAGTGTGATCGCTGCACGTGGTGGACTGCTCTTTAAGCAAATCACAGATGTATTTCCGGATCAGGAAGTGATTGATCGCACCTGGGTTAACACCTGGCAGGACGAAAAGGTGGTAGATGCCGTCAAGGCCACCGGCCGCAAGCAACTGATCATCGCCGGCCTGTGGACAGAAGTCTGCGTCGCCATGCCTGTCATTCAGGCGGCAGGTGAAGGCTGGGACGTGACCGTGATCACCGACGCATCGGGTGGGATTTCCAAAGAATCTCACGAAGTGGCTGTGCAGCGCATGATTGCCGCCGGCGCGAACGTGATGACGGTTATGGCCATCGCTGGCGAATGGCAACGCGACTGGGCTCGTACCGAGCATGTTGAAGCACTCACTGAAATTCTTATCGACCACTTCAGTGGTAGCGGCATTGCGTATCTATGGGAGCAGCAGCTGCTTAACACGCCGTCGCCGAAAAACGCAGATTAA
- the cynS gene encoding cyanase, protein MISSRDEVTKMILSAKVLKGIKWADVAREIGLSKEWTTAGCLGQMTFDKKQAEQLGKLFGLSDEAVAWLQVVPQKGSLDTAVPTDPLIYRWYELVNVYGTTIKELIHEEFGDGIMSAIDFSMDIQRENDPKGDRVNVVLSGKFLPYKQY, encoded by the coding sequence ATGATCTCCAGTCGCGATGAAGTAACCAAAATGATTCTGTCGGCCAAAGTGCTCAAGGGCATTAAATGGGCCGATGTAGCCAGGGAAATCGGTCTGTCCAAGGAATGGACCACTGCCGGTTGTCTTGGGCAAATGACGTTTGACAAAAAGCAGGCTGAACAATTGGGCAAACTGTTCGGTCTGAGCGATGAGGCGGTGGCATGGTTGCAAGTGGTGCCGCAAAAAGGGTCACTCGACACCGCCGTGCCCACCGATCCGCTGATATATCGCTGGTATGAACTCGTCAATGTGTATGGCACGACGATCAAGGAATTGATTCATGAAGAGTTTGGCGATGGCATTATGAGTGCAATCGATTTTTCAATGGACATTCAGCGTGAGAACGATCCCAAGGGTGATCGCGTGAATGTTGTGCTGTCTGGCAAATTCCTGCCCTATAAGCAGTACTGA